In Clostridium swellfunianum, a genomic segment contains:
- a CDS encoding V-type ATP synthase subunit E, with amino-acid sequence MSVKNITDKILSDAKEKSAEILAAAKQEAETLVNSKVREASSQEALLIKKAKEEAEAKKSRILQNAELRVRNEKLSAKHEVIEKTFDYALENLKNLNGTEFISFLKNAIKAYKITGEGLLRVNPGRAQLITLQVLSDLTRLTGAHLNLGEPLSGNVDGFIVEQRGIQINCTFESIIESLKEDLIFDVTKILFE; translated from the coding sequence ATGTCAGTAAAAAATATTACAGATAAAATACTTAGCGATGCTAAGGAAAAATCTGCTGAAATATTAGCTGCTGCAAAACAGGAGGCTGAGACTCTAGTCAACAGTAAAGTTCGTGAGGCATCCTCCCAGGAAGCTCTCCTTATAAAAAAGGCTAAGGAAGAAGCCGAGGCTAAAAAAAGCAGAATACTCCAAAATGCAGAGCTGAGAGTAAGAAATGAAAAGCTTAGTGCTAAGCATGAAGTTATTGAAAAAACCTTTGACTATGCTTTGGAAAATTTAAAGAACCTAAATGGAACGGAATTTATAAGCTTTTTAAAAAATGCAATTAAAGCCTATAAAATAACTGGTGAAGGCTTGCTTCGTGTTAATCCTGGTAGAGCTCAGCTTATAACGCTTCAAGTTCTAAGCGATTTAACAAGACTTACAGGAGCTCATTTAAATCTTGGCGAGCCGCTTTCAGGAAATGTTGATGGATTTATAGTTGAGCAGAGGGGCATTCAAATAAACTGCACCTTTGAATCAATAATTGAATCATTAAAGGAAGATTTAATATTTGATGTTACAAAAATTCTGTTTGAATAG
- a CDS encoding V-type ATP synthase subunit A encodes MGRIIKVAGPLVVAEGMQSANVYDVCQVGEHGLIGEIIEMRGDKASIQVYEETVGLGPGDPVETTGEPLSVELAPGLIESMFDGIQRPLDAYLKAADSAFFRKGVKVAALDRDKLWDFKPALSVGDRISAGMVIGTVQETPVVLHKIMVPYGVEGTVKEIKAGEFTIEQTVCVVETAIGFKELTMLQKWPVRRGRPYASKLSPTEPMFTGQRVIDTFFPVVKGGAASVPGPFGAGKTVVQHQIAKWGDTEIVVYVGCGERGNEMTDVLMEFPELKDPKTGESLMKRTVLIANTSNMPVAAREASIYTGITIAEYFRDMGYSVAIMADSTSRWAEALREMSGRLEEMPGEEGYPAYLGSRLAEFYERAGKVICLGDETRTGEVTAIGAVSPPGGDLSEPVTQSTLRIVKVFWGLDAQLAYRRHFPSINWLNSYSLYQDKIDAYINEHAAADWSELRTEAMTLLQEEASLDEIVRLVGIDALSEKDRLKLEAAKSIREDYLQQNAFHEIDTYTSLNKQYKMLKLIVSFYREGERALEKGVYLKSILDLKVRDRIARSKYTAEEELAKIDAIQAELVEAVDKLIEEGGLKKHA; translated from the coding sequence ATGGGAAGAATAATCAAAGTAGCTGGTCCCTTGGTTGTTGCTGAAGGGATGCAGAGTGCTAATGTATATGACGTTTGTCAAGTTGGCGAGCATGGGCTTATCGGTGAAATCATAGAAATGAGAGGCGACAAGGCTTCTATTCAGGTTTATGAAGAAACCGTTGGTCTTGGCCCTGGAGACCCTGTTGAAACTACAGGCGAGCCTCTTTCAGTAGAGCTTGCTCCTGGACTTATAGAATCCATGTTTGATGGAATACAAAGACCACTTGATGCGTATTTGAAAGCGGCAGACAGCGCCTTCTTTAGAAAAGGGGTTAAGGTAGCTGCCCTAGATAGAGATAAGTTATGGGACTTTAAGCCTGCCCTTAGTGTGGGCGATAGGATATCAGCAGGAATGGTTATTGGAACAGTTCAAGAAACTCCTGTTGTGCTTCATAAAATAATGGTTCCTTACGGAGTTGAGGGAACAGTTAAAGAAATTAAAGCTGGCGAATTTACAATAGAGCAAACTGTTTGCGTAGTTGAGACAGCTATTGGTTTTAAGGAGCTTACAATGCTTCAAAAATGGCCTGTAAGACGTGGAAGACCATACGCTAGCAAGCTTAGCCCAACTGAGCCAATGTTTACTGGTCAAAGAGTTATAGATACTTTCTTCCCTGTTGTTAAAGGCGGAGCAGCATCTGTACCAGGACCTTTCGGAGCTGGTAAAACAGTTGTTCAGCACCAGATAGCAAAATGGGGAGATACTGAAATAGTTGTTTACGTTGGCTGCGGCGAACGTGGAAACGAAATGACAGACGTTCTTATGGAGTTTCCAGAGCTTAAAGACCCTAAGACTGGTGAATCACTAATGAAGAGAACTGTTCTTATAGCAAATACATCAAACATGCCTGTTGCAGCTAGAGAAGCTTCTATATACACAGGTATAACAATAGCAGAATATTTCAGAGACATGGGCTACTCAGTAGCTATAATGGCTGACTCAACATCTAGATGGGCAGAGGCTCTAAGAGAAATGTCCGGAAGACTTGAAGAAATGCCTGGTGAAGAAGGTTACCCAGCATACCTTGGTTCAAGACTTGCTGAGTTCTATGAAAGAGCAGGCAAGGTTATATGCCTTGGTGATGAAACTAGAACTGGAGAAGTAACAGCAATCGGTGCGGTATCCCCTCCTGGTGGAGACCTTTCAGAGCCAGTTACTCAATCGACACTTAGAATAGTTAAAGTATTCTGGGGACTGGATGCACAGCTTGCTTATAGAAGACACTTCCCTTCTATAAACTGGTTAAACTCCTATTCTCTATACCAAGATAAAATTGATGCCTATATAAACGAGCACGCTGCTGCGGATTGGTCAGAGCTTAGAACTGAAGCAATGACACTTCTTCAAGAAGAAGCCAGTCTTGATGAAATAGTTAGACTTGTAGGTATAGATGCCTTATCTGAAAAAGACAGATTAAAGCTTGAAGCTGCAAAGTCTATTCGTGAAGACTATCTTCAGCAAAATGCTTTCCATGAAATTGACACCTACACCTCACTTAATAAGCAGTATAAAATGCTTAAACTTATAGTTTCCTTCTACAGAGAGGGTGAAAGAGCTCTTGAAAAAGGCGTATACCTAAAGAGCATTTTAGACCTTAAAGTTAGAGACAGAATAGCAAGAAGCAAATATACTGCTGAAGAAGAATTAGCTAAGATAGATGCTATACAAGCTGAACTTGTAGAAGCCGTAGATAAACTTATTGAAGAAGGAGGGCTAAAAAAGCATGCTTAA
- a CDS encoding V-type ATP synthase subunit F, translating into MYKVAVVGDKDSVLPFKAIGIEVFSVSSSEEARKTVDTLAYNDYGVIFITEQAAVEIEETIERYNKMITPSIILIPGNKGSLGVGKKRVKDNVQKAIGINIL; encoded by the coding sequence ATGTATAAGGTTGCAGTTGTTGGAGACAAAGATTCCGTACTGCCTTTCAAGGCAATTGGAATTGAAGTTTTCTCAGTTTCAAGCAGCGAGGAAGCAAGAAAAACAGTAGATACCTTGGCTTACAATGACTATGGAGTAATTTTCATAACTGAACAGGCAGCTGTTGAAATCGAAGAAACAATAGAGCGCTACAATAAAATGATTACTCCATCAATTATCTTAATACCCGGCAATAAGGGAAGCCTTGGAGTTGGTAAAAAACGAGTTAAAGATAATGTTCAAAAAGCTATAGGTATAAATATATTGTAA
- a CDS encoding V-type ATP synthase subunit C — translation MKSTEFASIVSLIRVWESKLLGRNQYDRMIDSENLSEALKFLSETPYGSFLEGDNFETALNAAASNMYSDIAKASPYKILVDFMRVKYDYHNIKALVKGKILEKDFSDILVPNGIINIDELKAVINGAAVKEFPSIMNEAIEAVLADYEETKDPQRIDIILDKYMFSHMKRIVKDINNEFINKYLNVLIDLTNIKTLLRVKKLNKEVAFFRELLIEGGSIDKKTFNELYSEDLEGISHKLSSSEYGNMLKDSMEYYAKTDSFASLEKNIDNYLMNYMKKAKFINLGPEPIIVYMFARETEIRNLRIILVGKLNKVSENLVRERLRDSYV, via the coding sequence GTGAAAAGCACAGAATTTGCCTCTATAGTTTCTCTAATAAGAGTATGGGAATCAAAACTCCTTGGCAGAAATCAATATGATAGAATGATTGATTCTGAAAATTTAAGCGAGGCTTTAAAGTTTCTTTCTGAAACACCTTATGGCAGCTTTTTGGAGGGCGATAATTTTGAAACTGCACTAAATGCTGCTGCAAGCAACATGTACAGCGATATAGCCAAAGCAAGCCCTTATAAAATTCTAGTGGATTTTATGAGAGTTAAGTACGACTATCACAATATAAAGGCTTTAGTTAAAGGAAAAATCCTTGAAAAAGACTTCTCTGACATATTAGTTCCTAATGGAATTATAAATATTGATGAGCTTAAAGCGGTTATCAATGGGGCAGCTGTTAAAGAATTTCCTTCTATAATGAATGAAGCCATCGAAGCTGTACTTGCAGACTATGAAGAAACTAAAGACCCTCAAAGAATAGACATTATTTTAGATAAATATATGTTTTCTCATATGAAACGGATTGTAAAAGATATAAACAACGAATTTATAAACAAATACTTAAATGTTTTAATTGATTTAACTAATATAAAAACCTTATTAAGAGTTAAAAAATTAAACAAAGAGGTTGCTTTTTTCAGAGAATTGTTAATTGAAGGCGGAAGTATAGATAAAAAGACCTTTAATGAGCTATACAGCGAGGATCTTGAAGGAATTTCTCACAAGCTTTCCTCTTCAGAATATGGAAATATGCTTAAGGACAGCATGGAATACTATGCAAAAACCGATTCCTTTGCGAGCCTAGAGAAGAATATTGACAATTATCTCATGAACTATATGAAAAAAGCTAAGTTTATAAATCTAGGACCAGAGCCAATTATTGTTTATATGTTTGCTAGAGAAACTGAAATTAGAAACTTAAGAATCATTTTAGTTGGTAAGCTTAACAAGGTTTCTGAAAATCTAGTAAGAGAAAGGCTGCGTGATAGTTATGTATAA